One part of the Salmo salar chromosome ssa28, Ssal_v3.1, whole genome shotgun sequence genome encodes these proteins:
- the LOC106589587 gene encoding eukaryotic translation initiation factor 2-alpha kinase 1 isoform X3 produces MTGKQYPSIQEFASAIPNHLLLGSLLEHLCFVYESDPTRSHMLFKAIGQHLAANNLLSPLAISEEFSTVRLQYNRAFTELLHAVSPSFFPQGQMLLNTDTQSLMLRPKASLFQAQTSRYLSEFEELSRLGKGSYGKVFKVKNKLDGQKYAVKKILINNVSREDCMKVLREVKVLSSLQHINVVGYHTAWMEHITHAFTKPASILSPLETHVLPERIEESTVSSSGSSIVFASSDQSKEPVAIAKAPVSLPVKEEKSTQAVCPKTMRHARFPDNFVPCVLLGRCGLTGDSCPVVSWDSSALSEDNLGTRNGIDLNNNSYIDMGSEQWDTKFPAKEVQFHLMLYIQMQLCERSLKDWILERTTEHTSQNPYEAVDTKQTLSILHKILQGVEYIHSRGIMHRDLKPRNIFLHGHDCHVRIGDFGLACRDIMMDDKEKPPSTSQNTGSSHTTGVGTFVYAAPEQLEGSHYDSRSDMYSIGVVAQELFQPFGTEMERVQTLGDLREGKVPDSFSQRWPVLAKYITLLTSRDPTLRPSATQLLQSELFSSKDMVIHGLQRRVEEQEEEIVQLRRQISQLQTQSRQQASHSTDET; encoded by the exons ATGACAGGCAAACAGTACCCGTCCATCCAGGAGTTTGCCTCAGCCATCCCCAACCACCTGCTGCTAGGctccctgctggaacacctgtgcTTTGTCTATGAGAGCGACCCGACCCGCTCACATATGCTGTTCAAAG CCATTGGTCAGCATTTAGCAGCGAATAACCTCCTCTCCCCATTGGCCATCAGTGAGGAGTTCAGCACGGTCAGACTTCAATACAACAGAGCCTTCACTGAACTACTGCATGCTGTCAGCCCCTCCTTCTTTCCACAG GGTCAAATGTTATTGAATACAGACACCCAGAGCCTTATGTTAAG ACCAAAAGCGAGTCTGTTCCAGGCGCAGACGTCTCGCTACCTCAGTGAGTTTGAAGAGCTCTCTAGACTTGGAAAAGGATCCTATGGCAAAGTATTCAAG GTAAAAAACAAGCTGGATGGCCAGAAGTATGCTGTGAAGAAAATTCTCATCAACAACGTTTCAAGGGAAGACTGCATGAAG GTTCTCAGAGAGGTGAAAGTGTTATCCAGTCTTCAGCACATCAATGTAGTAGGCTACCACACTGCCTGGATGGAGCATATCACACATGCTTTTACTA AGCCTGCATCAATACTCTCACCACTGGAAACGCATGTGCTGCCAGAACG CATTGAGGAGAGTACAGTTAGTAGCAGCGGCTCCTCAATAGTCTTCGCGAGCTCAGATCAGTCAAAGGAGCCAGTGGCCATAGCTAAAGCACCAGTGAGCCTCCcggtgaaagaggagaagagcaCGCAGGCGGTGTGTCCTAAAACCATGCGCCACGCCCGTTTCCCAGATAACTTTGTCCCCTGTGTGTTGCTGGGACGGTGTGGCCTGACGGGGGACAGCTGCCCTGTGGTCAGCTGGGATAGCTCGGCCCTGTCGGAGGACAACTTAGGAACCAGAAATGGGATAGATCTGAACAACAACTCCTACATCGACATGGGGAGCGAGCAGTGGGACACGAAATTCCCCGCCAAGGAG GTGCAGTTCCATCTCATGCTGTATATCCAGATGCAGCTGTGTGAACGCTCGCTCAAAGACTGGATTTTAGAGCGAACCACCGAACACACCTCACAAA ATCCTTATGAGGCTGTGGACACGAAACAAACCCTCAGCATTCTACATAAAATACTTCAAGGTGTAGAATACATTCACTCTAGAGGAATCATGCATAGAGACCTGAAG CCCAGGAATATTTTCCTGCATGGACATGACTGCCATGTGAGGATTGGAGACTTTGGACTGGCTTGCagggatataatgatggatgacAAGGAAAAACCACCCTCCACTTCACAGAACACTG GTTCCTCTCACACCACTGGAGTGGGGACATTTGTTTACGCAGCACCTGAACAACTGGAGGGTTCCCACTATGATTCAAGG TCAGACATGTACAGTATAGGAGTGGTGGCCCAAGAGCTGTTCCAGCCCTTTGGGACAGAGATGGAGCGTGTTCAGACGCTAGGGGACCTCCGTGAGGGGAAGGTCCCAGACTCCTTCTCCCAGCGCTGGCCTGTCCTGGCcaagtacatcacactgctgacCAGCAGAGACCCCACTCTACGACCCAGCGCCACACAGCTGCTGCAGAGTGAGCTGTTCAGCAGCAAAGACATG GTTATCCATGGCTTGCAGAGAAGGGTtgaagagcaggaagaggagaTAGTTCAACTCAGGAGACAGATCAGTCAGCTACAGACTCAGAGCAGGCAGCAAGCATCCCATTCCACAGACGAGACCTGA
- the LOC106589587 gene encoding eukaryotic translation initiation factor 2-alpha kinase 1 isoform X1, translating into MFSSLNGHRKESSSSSSMINPLIRRNLTTTTTRHERSVFNLTTSEDEVEFDTSDSDNNCEVLMTGKQYPSIQEFASAIPNHLLLGSLLEHLCFVYESDPTRSHMLFKAIGQHLAANNLLSPLAISEEFSTVRLQYNRAFTELLHAVSPSFFPQGQMLLNTDTQSLMLRPKASLFQAQTSRYLSEFEELSRLGKGSYGKVFKVKNKLDGQKYAVKKILINNVSREDCMKVLREVKVLSSLQHINVVGYHTAWMEHITHAFTKPASILSPLETHVLPERIEESTVSSSGSSIVFASSDQSKEPVAIAKAPVSLPVKEEKSTQAVCPKTMRHARFPDNFVPCVLLGRCGLTGDSCPVVSWDSSALSEDNLGTRNGIDLNNNSYIDMGSEQWDTKFPAKEVQFHLMLYIQMQLCERSLKDWILERTTEHTSQNPYEAVDTKQTLSILHKILQGVEYIHSRGIMHRDLKPRNIFLHGHDCHVRIGDFGLACRDIMMDDKEKPPSTSQNTGSSHTTGVGTFVYAAPEQLEGSHYDSRSDMYSIGVVAQELFQPFGTEMERVQTLGDLREGKVPDSFSQRWPVLAKYITLLTSRDPTLRPSATQLLQSELFSSKDMVIHGLQRRVEEQEEEIVQLRRQISQLQTQSRQQASHSTDET; encoded by the exons CGTCAGACTCCGATAACAACTGTGAGGTTCTGATGACAGGCAAACAGTACCCGTCCATCCAGGAGTTTGCCTCAGCCATCCCCAACCACCTGCTGCTAGGctccctgctggaacacctgtgcTTTGTCTATGAGAGCGACCCGACCCGCTCACATATGCTGTTCAAAG CCATTGGTCAGCATTTAGCAGCGAATAACCTCCTCTCCCCATTGGCCATCAGTGAGGAGTTCAGCACGGTCAGACTTCAATACAACAGAGCCTTCACTGAACTACTGCATGCTGTCAGCCCCTCCTTCTTTCCACAG GGTCAAATGTTATTGAATACAGACACCCAGAGCCTTATGTTAAG ACCAAAAGCGAGTCTGTTCCAGGCGCAGACGTCTCGCTACCTCAGTGAGTTTGAAGAGCTCTCTAGACTTGGAAAAGGATCCTATGGCAAAGTATTCAAG GTAAAAAACAAGCTGGATGGCCAGAAGTATGCTGTGAAGAAAATTCTCATCAACAACGTTTCAAGGGAAGACTGCATGAAG GTTCTCAGAGAGGTGAAAGTGTTATCCAGTCTTCAGCACATCAATGTAGTAGGCTACCACACTGCCTGGATGGAGCATATCACACATGCTTTTACTA AGCCTGCATCAATACTCTCACCACTGGAAACGCATGTGCTGCCAGAACG CATTGAGGAGAGTACAGTTAGTAGCAGCGGCTCCTCAATAGTCTTCGCGAGCTCAGATCAGTCAAAGGAGCCAGTGGCCATAGCTAAAGCACCAGTGAGCCTCCcggtgaaagaggagaagagcaCGCAGGCGGTGTGTCCTAAAACCATGCGCCACGCCCGTTTCCCAGATAACTTTGTCCCCTGTGTGTTGCTGGGACGGTGTGGCCTGACGGGGGACAGCTGCCCTGTGGTCAGCTGGGATAGCTCGGCCCTGTCGGAGGACAACTTAGGAACCAGAAATGGGATAGATCTGAACAACAACTCCTACATCGACATGGGGAGCGAGCAGTGGGACACGAAATTCCCCGCCAAGGAG GTGCAGTTCCATCTCATGCTGTATATCCAGATGCAGCTGTGTGAACGCTCGCTCAAAGACTGGATTTTAGAGCGAACCACCGAACACACCTCACAAA ATCCTTATGAGGCTGTGGACACGAAACAAACCCTCAGCATTCTACATAAAATACTTCAAGGTGTAGAATACATTCACTCTAGAGGAATCATGCATAGAGACCTGAAG CCCAGGAATATTTTCCTGCATGGACATGACTGCCATGTGAGGATTGGAGACTTTGGACTGGCTTGCagggatataatgatggatgacAAGGAAAAACCACCCTCCACTTCACAGAACACTG GTTCCTCTCACACCACTGGAGTGGGGACATTTGTTTACGCAGCACCTGAACAACTGGAGGGTTCCCACTATGATTCAAGG TCAGACATGTACAGTATAGGAGTGGTGGCCCAAGAGCTGTTCCAGCCCTTTGGGACAGAGATGGAGCGTGTTCAGACGCTAGGGGACCTCCGTGAGGGGAAGGTCCCAGACTCCTTCTCCCAGCGCTGGCCTGTCCTGGCcaagtacatcacactgctgacCAGCAGAGACCCCACTCTACGACCCAGCGCCACACAGCTGCTGCAGAGTGAGCTGTTCAGCAGCAAAGACATG GTTATCCATGGCTTGCAGAGAAGGGTtgaagagcaggaagaggagaTAGTTCAACTCAGGAGACAGATCAGTCAGCTACAGACTCAGAGCAGGCAGCAAGCATCCCATTCCACAGACGAGACCTGA
- the LOC106589587 gene encoding eukaryotic translation initiation factor 2-alpha kinase 1 isoform X4, giving the protein MLFKAIGQHLAANNLLSPLAISEEFSTVRLQYNRAFTELLHAVSPSFFPQGQMLLNTDTQSLMLRPKASLFQAQTSRYLSEFEELSRLGKGSYGKVFKVKNKLDGQKYAVKKILINNVSREDCMKVLREVKVLSSLQHINVVGYHTAWMEHITHAFTKPASILSPLETHVLPERIEESTVSSSGSSIVFASSDQSKEPVAIAKAPVSLPVKEEKSTQAVCPKTMRHARFPDNFVPCVLLGRCGLTGDSCPVVSWDSSALSEDNLGTRNGIDLNNNSYIDMGSEQWDTKFPAKEVQFHLMLYIQMQLCERSLKDWILERTTEHTSQNPYEAVDTKQTLSILHKILQGVEYIHSRGIMHRDLKPRNIFLHGHDCHVRIGDFGLACRDIMMDDKEKPPSTSQNTGSSHTTGVGTFVYAAPEQLEGSHYDSRSDMYSIGVVAQELFQPFGTEMERVQTLGDLREGKVPDSFSQRWPVLAKYITLLTSRDPTLRPSATQLLQSELFSSKDMVIHGLQRRVEEQEEEIVQLRRQISQLQTQSRQQASHSTDET; this is encoded by the exons ATGCTGTTCAAAG CCATTGGTCAGCATTTAGCAGCGAATAACCTCCTCTCCCCATTGGCCATCAGTGAGGAGTTCAGCACGGTCAGACTTCAATACAACAGAGCCTTCACTGAACTACTGCATGCTGTCAGCCCCTCCTTCTTTCCACAG GGTCAAATGTTATTGAATACAGACACCCAGAGCCTTATGTTAAG ACCAAAAGCGAGTCTGTTCCAGGCGCAGACGTCTCGCTACCTCAGTGAGTTTGAAGAGCTCTCTAGACTTGGAAAAGGATCCTATGGCAAAGTATTCAAG GTAAAAAACAAGCTGGATGGCCAGAAGTATGCTGTGAAGAAAATTCTCATCAACAACGTTTCAAGGGAAGACTGCATGAAG GTTCTCAGAGAGGTGAAAGTGTTATCCAGTCTTCAGCACATCAATGTAGTAGGCTACCACACTGCCTGGATGGAGCATATCACACATGCTTTTACTA AGCCTGCATCAATACTCTCACCACTGGAAACGCATGTGCTGCCAGAACG CATTGAGGAGAGTACAGTTAGTAGCAGCGGCTCCTCAATAGTCTTCGCGAGCTCAGATCAGTCAAAGGAGCCAGTGGCCATAGCTAAAGCACCAGTGAGCCTCCcggtgaaagaggagaagagcaCGCAGGCGGTGTGTCCTAAAACCATGCGCCACGCCCGTTTCCCAGATAACTTTGTCCCCTGTGTGTTGCTGGGACGGTGTGGCCTGACGGGGGACAGCTGCCCTGTGGTCAGCTGGGATAGCTCGGCCCTGTCGGAGGACAACTTAGGAACCAGAAATGGGATAGATCTGAACAACAACTCCTACATCGACATGGGGAGCGAGCAGTGGGACACGAAATTCCCCGCCAAGGAG GTGCAGTTCCATCTCATGCTGTATATCCAGATGCAGCTGTGTGAACGCTCGCTCAAAGACTGGATTTTAGAGCGAACCACCGAACACACCTCACAAA ATCCTTATGAGGCTGTGGACACGAAACAAACCCTCAGCATTCTACATAAAATACTTCAAGGTGTAGAATACATTCACTCTAGAGGAATCATGCATAGAGACCTGAAG CCCAGGAATATTTTCCTGCATGGACATGACTGCCATGTGAGGATTGGAGACTTTGGACTGGCTTGCagggatataatgatggatgacAAGGAAAAACCACCCTCCACTTCACAGAACACTG GTTCCTCTCACACCACTGGAGTGGGGACATTTGTTTACGCAGCACCTGAACAACTGGAGGGTTCCCACTATGATTCAAGG TCAGACATGTACAGTATAGGAGTGGTGGCCCAAGAGCTGTTCCAGCCCTTTGGGACAGAGATGGAGCGTGTTCAGACGCTAGGGGACCTCCGTGAGGGGAAGGTCCCAGACTCCTTCTCCCAGCGCTGGCCTGTCCTGGCcaagtacatcacactgctgacCAGCAGAGACCCCACTCTACGACCCAGCGCCACACAGCTGCTGCAGAGTGAGCTGTTCAGCAGCAAAGACATG GTTATCCATGGCTTGCAGAGAAGGGTtgaagagcaggaagaggagaTAGTTCAACTCAGGAGACAGATCAGTCAGCTACAGACTCAGAGCAGGCAGCAAGCATCCCATTCCACAGACGAGACCTGA
- the LOC106589587 gene encoding eukaryotic translation initiation factor 2-alpha kinase 1 isoform X2 produces the protein MFSSLNGHRKESSSSSSMINPLIRRNLTTTTTRHERSVFNLTTSEDEVEFDSKQYPSIQEFASAIPNHLLLGSLLEHLCFVYESDPTRSHMLFKAIGQHLAANNLLSPLAISEEFSTVRLQYNRAFTELLHAVSPSFFPQGQMLLNTDTQSLMLRPKASLFQAQTSRYLSEFEELSRLGKGSYGKVFKVKNKLDGQKYAVKKILINNVSREDCMKVLREVKVLSSLQHINVVGYHTAWMEHITHAFTKPASILSPLETHVLPERIEESTVSSSGSSIVFASSDQSKEPVAIAKAPVSLPVKEEKSTQAVCPKTMRHARFPDNFVPCVLLGRCGLTGDSCPVVSWDSSALSEDNLGTRNGIDLNNNSYIDMGSEQWDTKFPAKEVQFHLMLYIQMQLCERSLKDWILERTTEHTSQNPYEAVDTKQTLSILHKILQGVEYIHSRGIMHRDLKPRNIFLHGHDCHVRIGDFGLACRDIMMDDKEKPPSTSQNTGSSHTTGVGTFVYAAPEQLEGSHYDSRSDMYSIGVVAQELFQPFGTEMERVQTLGDLREGKVPDSFSQRWPVLAKYITLLTSRDPTLRPSATQLLQSELFSSKDMVIHGLQRRVEEQEEEIVQLRRQISQLQTQSRQQASHSTDET, from the exons GCAAACAGTACCCGTCCATCCAGGAGTTTGCCTCAGCCATCCCCAACCACCTGCTGCTAGGctccctgctggaacacctgtgcTTTGTCTATGAGAGCGACCCGACCCGCTCACATATGCTGTTCAAAG CCATTGGTCAGCATTTAGCAGCGAATAACCTCCTCTCCCCATTGGCCATCAGTGAGGAGTTCAGCACGGTCAGACTTCAATACAACAGAGCCTTCACTGAACTACTGCATGCTGTCAGCCCCTCCTTCTTTCCACAG GGTCAAATGTTATTGAATACAGACACCCAGAGCCTTATGTTAAG ACCAAAAGCGAGTCTGTTCCAGGCGCAGACGTCTCGCTACCTCAGTGAGTTTGAAGAGCTCTCTAGACTTGGAAAAGGATCCTATGGCAAAGTATTCAAG GTAAAAAACAAGCTGGATGGCCAGAAGTATGCTGTGAAGAAAATTCTCATCAACAACGTTTCAAGGGAAGACTGCATGAAG GTTCTCAGAGAGGTGAAAGTGTTATCCAGTCTTCAGCACATCAATGTAGTAGGCTACCACACTGCCTGGATGGAGCATATCACACATGCTTTTACTA AGCCTGCATCAATACTCTCACCACTGGAAACGCATGTGCTGCCAGAACG CATTGAGGAGAGTACAGTTAGTAGCAGCGGCTCCTCAATAGTCTTCGCGAGCTCAGATCAGTCAAAGGAGCCAGTGGCCATAGCTAAAGCACCAGTGAGCCTCCcggtgaaagaggagaagagcaCGCAGGCGGTGTGTCCTAAAACCATGCGCCACGCCCGTTTCCCAGATAACTTTGTCCCCTGTGTGTTGCTGGGACGGTGTGGCCTGACGGGGGACAGCTGCCCTGTGGTCAGCTGGGATAGCTCGGCCCTGTCGGAGGACAACTTAGGAACCAGAAATGGGATAGATCTGAACAACAACTCCTACATCGACATGGGGAGCGAGCAGTGGGACACGAAATTCCCCGCCAAGGAG GTGCAGTTCCATCTCATGCTGTATATCCAGATGCAGCTGTGTGAACGCTCGCTCAAAGACTGGATTTTAGAGCGAACCACCGAACACACCTCACAAA ATCCTTATGAGGCTGTGGACACGAAACAAACCCTCAGCATTCTACATAAAATACTTCAAGGTGTAGAATACATTCACTCTAGAGGAATCATGCATAGAGACCTGAAG CCCAGGAATATTTTCCTGCATGGACATGACTGCCATGTGAGGATTGGAGACTTTGGACTGGCTTGCagggatataatgatggatgacAAGGAAAAACCACCCTCCACTTCACAGAACACTG GTTCCTCTCACACCACTGGAGTGGGGACATTTGTTTACGCAGCACCTGAACAACTGGAGGGTTCCCACTATGATTCAAGG TCAGACATGTACAGTATAGGAGTGGTGGCCCAAGAGCTGTTCCAGCCCTTTGGGACAGAGATGGAGCGTGTTCAGACGCTAGGGGACCTCCGTGAGGGGAAGGTCCCAGACTCCTTCTCCCAGCGCTGGCCTGTCCTGGCcaagtacatcacactgctgacCAGCAGAGACCCCACTCTACGACCCAGCGCCACACAGCTGCTGCAGAGTGAGCTGTTCAGCAGCAAAGACATG GTTATCCATGGCTTGCAGAGAAGGGTtgaagagcaggaagaggagaTAGTTCAACTCAGGAGACAGATCAGTCAGCTACAGACTCAGAGCAGGCAGCAAGCATCCCATTCCACAGACGAGACCTGA